Proteins encoded in a region of the Zea mays cultivar B73 chromosome 2, Zm-B73-REFERENCE-NAM-5.0, whole genome shotgun sequence genome:
- the LOC103646502 gene encoding protein PMR5, translated as MKGKTVMFVGDLLGRNQWESLVCLLHAAAPQSPAQLVSADPLYTYKFLEYQVTVSFYRAPYLVDIDVVQGKRVLMLDDISENAES; from the exons ATGAAGGGGAAGACGGTGATGTTCGTGGGCGACTTGCTGGGGCGCAACCAGTGGGAGTCGCTCGTCTGCCTGCTGCACGCCGCTGCGCCGCAGTCGCCGGCGCAGCTCGTCTCCGCGGACCCTTTGTACACCTACAAGTTCCTG GAGTACCAGGTGACGGTATCCTTCTACCGCGCGCCGTACCTGGTGGACATCGACGTGGTCCAGGGGAAGCGGGTGCTGATGCTGGACGACATCTCCGAGAACGCCGAGTCGTGA
- the LOC103648674 gene encoding uncharacterized protein translates to MEHMRFDIMSGSIRILVVLCLKLLRTRKSPAKQTARNLFRGGDDEDDSADADTNDPAVPRSLGRVGVGHMVYISGLTCALSSTNMKVLREVASRGRHVERVKIFFRNMYICAKLFRNLTPFYFLCYSRLCFLSFPMTCYAFALYLACLKLLHKTCYIFCPKILYPCYD, encoded by the exons ATGGAGCACATGAGGTTCGACATTATGTCAGGAAGCATTCGGATCTTGGTCGTATTGTGCTTGAAGTTGCTAAG GACTCGCAAATCCCCGGCCAAGCAAACTGCTAGAAATCTTTTCAGAGGtggagatgatgaagatgataGTGCTGATGCCGACACAAATGATCCTGCTGTTCCTCG GTCATTAGGTAGAGTAGGAGTTGGGCATATGGTGTACATCTCCGGTTTGACTTGTGCCTTGAGTTCAACAAATAT GAAAGTGCTGAGAGAGGTGGCATCTAGAGGACGTCATGTCGAACGTGTGAAGATTTTTTTTAGAAATATGTATATTTGTGCGAAGCTTTTTAGAAACTTGACTCCATTTTATTTTCTATGTTACTCTCGGCTTTGTTTCCTATCCTTTCCAATGACTTGCTATGCATTTGCACTGTATTTGGCATGTTTAAAACTGCTACACAAAACTTGCTATATATTTTGTCCAAAAATACTATATCCTTGTTATGATTGA